The Triticum dicoccoides isolate Atlit2015 ecotype Zavitan chromosome 6A, WEW_v2.0, whole genome shotgun sequence genome has a window encoding:
- the LOC119315754 gene encoding uncharacterized protein LOC119315754, translating into MAATENLASFICPRFVRAAPSAWWSPCRPPIPNPSALLPLRLRGRAAPRRRGRLGQEAGDRRRGHRRRAPAARARRRTVRRGGGQEGGGAHRRAPARRRLVGAAVPPVALLRRRRSVQDQSSSDQPALLSQCVEPLLFARLPWIAHQPAELFLDRTEVQYLHPWQKVLNPELMKGPWTQEEDDKIIDLVRKYGPTKWSHFKDLQKDPPTSVLVISPLPRLIPSRSCPELYCVWMSAPLAWPGCRLFSCALAVLLGLLD; encoded by the exons ATGGCCGCCACCGAGAAC CTCGCCTCCTTCATCTGTCCTCGCTTCGTCCGGGCCGCGCCCTCCGCGTGGTGGTCTCCGTGCCGGCCTCCCATTCCAAATCCATCCGCCCTGCTCCCTCTCCGCCTGCGCGGCCGAGCTGCTCCCCGACGACGCGGGCGGCTCGGCCAAGAAGCCGGCGACCGGCGGCGGGGGCATCGGCGTCGTGCGCCAGCTGCGCGCGCTCGTCGCCGCACGGTGCGTCGAGGTGGTGGCCAGGAGGGTGGTGGTGCTCATCGACGTGCACCTGCCCGTCGCCGCCTGGTCGGGGCGGCAGTTCCGCCTgtcgcgctcctccgccgccgccgctctgtTCAAGATCAGTCTTCCTCGGATCAACCCGCCCTTCTGAGCCAATGTGTAGAGCCTCTCCTCTTCGCGCGTCTG CCGTGGATCGCTCATCAACCTG CTGAGCTCTTTCTGGATAGGACAGAGGTACAATACTTACATCCATGGCAGAAGGTTCTTAACCCTGAACTCATGAAAGGTCCTTGGACTCAAGAG GAAGATGACAAAATTATTGATCTTGTAAGAAAGTATGGACCAACAAAATGGTCTCATTTCAAGGACCTGCAAAAGGACCCTCCCACCTCAGTGCTGGTGATTTCCCCTCTGCCCCGTTTGATTCCGTCTAGATCTTGCCCCGAATTGTATTGCGTCTGGATGAGCGCGCCGTTGGCGTGGCCTGGTTGTCGATTATTTAGCTGTGCTCTCGCAGTGCTTTTAGGTTTGCTGGATTGA